In Sorghum bicolor cultivar BTx623 chromosome 10, Sorghum_bicolor_NCBIv3, whole genome shotgun sequence, one genomic interval encodes:
- the LOC8083290 gene encoding 5-pentadecatrienyl resorcinol O-methyltransferase-like, which translates to MALLDEYSSDELLQAQLQLWHQALGFFKSVALAVALDLGIPDAIHRLGGAATLPQILAEAGVNPRKLRNLRRIMRVLTLSGIFSIKQAATAASDGEGPVYKLTTASRLLVKDESLTRSQQLPPVLYTHLMLTPCRESTAGMGINAWFRQEQDQPQPAAGPFALEYNGQTVWERAEHDATTFPFDDAMASDTAFLMPIVLKECSEVFHGLTSLVDVAGGLGGAAATIVAAFPDLKCTVLDLPHVVAKAPTDTNVHYVAGDIFQSIPPANAVFLKWILHDWHDDECVKILKNCKQAIPPRDAGGKIIIIDMVVGSEPSDLKHIETQVLFDLMMMNVNGVERDENEWKNIFFEAGFKDYKIIPLLGVRSIIELYP; encoded by the exons ATGGCATTGCTGGATGAGTACAGCAGCGATGAGCTACTCCAGGCTCAGCTTCAGCTCTGGCACCAGGCCCTCGGCTTCTTCAAGTCTGTCGCGCTTGCAGTCGCCTTAGACCTCGGCATCCCCGACGCCATCCATCGCCTCGGTGGTGCTGCAACCCTTCCTCAGATACTCGCAGAGGCTGGGGTCAACCCCCGTAAGCTTCGCAACCTGCGTCGCATCATGCGTGTGCTCACCTTATCTGGCATCTTCAGCATCAAACAGGCAGCAACGGCGGCGTCAGACGGAGAAGGTCCAGTCTACAAGCTGACGACGGCATCCCGCCTCCTCGTCAAAGACGAGAGCTTGACGAGGAGCCAGCAGCTGCCTCCTGTTCTATACACGCACCTCATGCTCACACCTTGCCGAGAATCCACGGCCGGCATGGGCATAAACGCGTGGTTCCGGCAGGAGCAGGATCAGCCGCAGCCAGCGGCGGGTCCATTCGCCCTCGAGTACAATGGCCAGACGGTCTGGGAAAGAGCAGAGCACGACGCCACGACGTTCCCGTTCGACGACGCCATGGCCTCCGACACGGCCTTTCTCATGCCGATCGTCCTCAAGGAGTGCAGCGAGGTTTTCCATGGGTTAACCTCGCTTGTCGATGTTGCTGGTGGGCTTGGCGGGGCCGCTGCTACCATAGTGGCGGCGTTCCCGGATTTGAAGTGCACCGTGCTGGATCTCCCACATGTTGTCGCCAAGGCTCCCACTGACACCAACGTGCATTACGTTGCTGGTGACATTTTTCAAAGTATTCCACCGGCAAACGCAGTGTTCCTCAAG TGGATTCTGCATGACTGGCACGATGATGAGTGTGTCAAGATACTGAAGAACTGCAAACAAGCAATACCTCCACGAGATGCAGGAGGGAAGATAATAATAATAGATATGGTGGTTGGATCTGAGCCGTCAGACCTCAAACACATAGAGACACAGGTTTTGTTTGACCTCATGATGATGAATGTCAAtggggtcgagcgagatgagaaTGAGTGGAAGAACATCTTCTTCGAGGCAGGATTCAAGGACTACAAAATCATACCACTTCTTGGTGTTCGTTCTATTATCGAGCTCTATCCTTAA
- the LOC8061619 gene encoding indolin-2-one monooxygenase: MAQATVIGHQLSGDSPSLVVKALFPFLVPFLLLFVLLRYFSTGATINNNNQRKRPPPSPPALPLIGHLHLVRAHPHVSMRSLAARHGGEDLMLLRLGTVPTLVASSPRAAQAVLRTHDQSLASRPSSIFGDILGYGPSDVGLAPYGNAWRQAKKLVTTHLLSTKKVQSYRAAREEEVGVVIDKIRSAAMADAGGVDLTELLSLFTTDMVSRAVAGGSFRVGGLDKMFKEVMDASMALLGGFSLENFYPGLAKVAGGVLMWPGRRRAEKLRDRWDEVLDKVIDQHASMAADGAPAPDESDFTDVLLSVQEEYGLTRDSIKAILADMFAAGADAPYLVLEFAMAQLMLHQDVMARLQAEVRSIMMPTNKGQQVITEEHLTGMSYLKAVIKETLRLHPPSPLLLPHQSLEECTVDGYVVPAGATVFVNAWAIGRDPRFWEAAEEFKPERFINNGATDEQGGGVDFRGFDFQFLPFGSGRRMCPGMNFALANVEIMLANLVWHFDWEMAGASTEIDMTEVFGLTVHRKEKLILTPRLQSYVAQPRTGLEG; the protein is encoded by the exons ATGGCTCAAGCAACAGTTATTGGTCATCAGCTCTCCGGTGATTCACCGTCGTTGGTGGTGAAAGCATTGTTCCCATTCCTGGTCCCATTCCTCCTGCTCTTCGTCCTGCTGCGCTACTTCTCTACTGGAGCAACCATTAACAACAATAACCAAAGAAAGAGACCGCCTCCGTCACCTCCGGCCCTGCCACTGATCGGGCACCTTCACCTTGTCCGTGCGCACCCTCATGTCTCTATGCGCAGCCTCGCCGCCCGGCACGGTGGCGAGGACCTCATGCTGCTCCGCCTCGGCACGGTCCCGACGCTTGTGGCGTCGTCCCCGCGCGCCGCACAGGCGGTGCTGCGCACGCACGACCAGTCGCTGGCCTCCAGGCCCAGCTCCATCTTCGGCGACATCCTTGGGTACGGTCCGTCGGACGTCGGGTTGGCGCCCTACGGCAACGCGTGGCGGCAGGCCAAGAAGCTGGTCACCACGCACCTGCTGAGCACCAAGAAGGTGCAGTCCTACCGCGCCGCCCGCGAGGAGGAGGTCGGAGTGGTTATCGACAAGATCCGCAGCGCAGCCATGGCAGACGCGGGTGGCGTGGACTTGACCGAGCTCCTGAGCTTGTTCACGACGGACATGGTGTCCCGCGCCGTGGCGGGGGGGTCGTTCAGGGTGGGCGGCCTGGACAAGATGTTCAAGGAGGTGATGGACGCGAGCATGGCCCTCCTTGGGGGCTTCAGCCTGGAGAACTTCTATCCTGGCCTGGCCAAGGTGGCCGGCGGCGTGCTCATGTGGCCGGGCCGCCGCAGGGCTGAGAAACTCAGGGACCGGTGGGATGAGGTCCTTGATAAGGTGATCGACCAGCACGCGAGCATGGCGGCCGATGGTGCACCAGCACCAGATGAGAGTGATTTTACCGACGTGCTGCTATCCGTGCAAGAGGAGTACGGGCTCACCAGAGACAGCATCAAAGCAATCTTGGCT GATATGTTTGCAGCAGGCGCAGATGCACCATACTTGGTACTAGAATTCGCCATGGCTCAGCTGATGCTGCATCAAGATGTCATGGCAAGGCTACAGGCAGAGGTGAGAAGTATCATGATGCCTACTAATAAGGGCCAACAAGTCATCACAGAAGAGCACCTCACTGGAATGTCGTATTTAAAAGCTGTCATCAAAGAAACGCTCCGTTTGCACCCACCGTCGCCGCTCCTCCTCCCACATCAGTCACTAGAGGAATGCACCGTCGACGGCTACGTGGTTCCTGCTGGTGCCACCGTGTTTGTCAACGCCTGGGCAATCGGCCGTGACCCGAGGTTTTGGGAGGCTGCAGAGGAATTCAAGCCGGAGAGGTTCATCAACAACGGGGCCACAGATGAGCAGGGCGGAGGTGTTGATTTTAGAGGGTTTGACTTTCAGTTTCTGCCATTTGGGTCGGGCCGAAGGATGTGTCCTGGCATGAATTTTGCGCTGGCCAACGTTGAAATCATGCTAGCAAATCTTGTGTGGCATTTTGATTGGGAGATGGCAGGAGCATCGACTGAGATTGACATGACTGAGGTGTTTGGATTAACTGTGCACCGAAAAGAGAAGCTCATTCTCACTCCAAGGTTACAATCTTATGTTGCTCAACCACGTACTGGACTGGAGGGCTAG